In Apium graveolens cultivar Ventura chromosome 10, ASM990537v1, whole genome shotgun sequence, the following are encoded in one genomic region:
- the LOC141693000 gene encoding amino acid transporter AVT3B-like, which translates to MEMDKKTGPSSTSSVNNSNVVGPTEDTPLLEHKDALSSQPKTFANVFIAVVGAGVLGLPYTFSRTGWLTGSIMILAAAALTNHCMMLLVYTRRKLQCPFTFSNISSFGDLGFAVCGSPGRFAVDLMVILTQAGFCIGYTIFIGNTLAHLFANSYHYTAISPKTIYIWSTLPFQLGLNAIPTLTLLAPLSIFADVIQIGAMCVVLVEDVRLFMTYMPPVKPFGSLSWSLYGLGVAVYSFEGVGQGWLSTVVQLSLCVNLLITLPLMMQPVYEVFERRFWEGCYCLWIRWLLVLVLILIALMVPNFTDFLSLVGSSTCCVLGFVLPALFHYLTFKDEMGPKEAYKDIGIIALGITLGVLGTWSSLSEIASSS; encoded by the exons ATGGAGATGGACAAAAAAACAGGCCCCAGCAGCACCTCATCTGTGAACAACTCCAATGTTGTCGGTCCGACAGAAGACACGCCTCTCCTGGAACACAAAGATGCACTGTCTTCCCAACCCAAAACATTTGCCAATGTGTTCATTGCTGTCGTTGGAGCTGGAGTTCTTGGACTCCCTTACACTTTCTCAAGGACTGGTTGGCTCACTGGCTCCATCATGATCCTCGCTGCAGCTGCATTAACAAATCATTGCATGATGCTTCTTGTTTACACTCGTCGAAAACTCCAATGCCCTTTCACTTTCTCCAACATTTCGTCGTTTGGAGATCTCGGTTTCGCTGTTTGTGGCTCCCCCGGAAGGTTTGCTGTTGATCTCATGGTTATTCTCACTCAGGCTGGTTTTTGCATTGGTTATACTATTTTTATTGGTAATACATTGGCTCATCTTTTTGCTAATTCTTATCATTATACCGCGATTTCTCCCAAGACCATTTATATTTGGTCTACATTGCCTTTTCAGTTAGGCCTTAATGCTATTCCTACGCTGACCCTTTTGGCCCCTTTGAGTATTTTTGCTGATGTTATTCAGATTGGAGCAATGTGTGTTGTATTGGTTGAGGATGTTCGTCTTTTTATGACGTATATGCCACCTGTTAAGCCTTTTGGAAGTTTGTCCTGGTCTCTTTATGGTTTAGGTGTGGCTGTTTACTCTTTTGAAGGTGTTG GGCAAGGCTGGTTGAGCACTGTCGTTCAGTTGAGTCTTTGCGTCAATCTTTTGATTACGCTTCCCTTGATGATGCAACCGGTTTATGAGGTGTTTGAGAGGAGGTTCTGGGAGGGGTGTTACTGCTTGTGGATCAGATGGCTGTTGGTTTTGGTACTTATCTTGATCGCGCTCATGGTTCCTAACTTTACTGATTTCCTGTCGTTGGTTGGGAGTAGCACTTGTTGTGTTTTGGGCTTTGTTTTGCCTGCTCTCTTTCACTACTTAACTTTCAAGGATGAGATGGGACCAAAAGAGGCATATAAAGACATTGGGATTATCGCATTGGGCATTACTCTTGGGGTTCTGGGAACATGGTCTTCCCTTTCAGAAATAGCATCATCATCCTAA